One window from the genome of Cryptomeria japonica chromosome 6, Sugi_1.0, whole genome shotgun sequence encodes:
- the LOC131049356 gene encoding pectinesterase-like, translating into MKIGYARVDEEKAENSKSRGVVVALTSILVVAALVFVAVSASVGSNYIAHHHRHAWRTVSKVASSACSKARYPERCISSMASYPAYQTAKLDDLTNFAFQMSLQRAQKAHEFALTLQNNVMNERERAAWQDCLELFEDTIDRLNVCSNNGSLDTDSPIWLSAALTNQETCLNGFRDLNLSATNPIRALLSSRAVNLSELVSNSLSMFKLSTLPPTTINNRRLLSLNNGDFHSHRGRESKDGFPEWLSAGDRKLLQASSPASQANAVVAQDGSGNYRTIAEAINAVPEQSSKRYIIYIKAGTYKETIDISNKITNLMLVGDGKDKTVVTGSKSVQDGVTTFKTATVAVSGNGFVARDMTFENTAGAEKHQAVALRVGSDQSAVYRCSIKGYQDTLYVYSLRQFYREVDIYGTVDFIFGNAAVVIQNSNIIARRPMSNQINTITAQARTDPNENTGISVQNCVVSASSDLEAVKGSIKTYLGRPWREYSRTVFMQSTLGDHIDPAGWLEWDGNFALSTLYYGEYSNTGGGAGTSKRVNWPGFHVISSATEAAKFTVAQLISGTSWILATGVAYTSGL; encoded by the exons atgaagattggttaTGCCAGAGTTGATGAAGAGAAAGCAGAAAATTCGAAAAGCAGAGGCGTGGTAGTTGCTCTGACGTCAATTCTCGTTGTGGCCGCACTCGTGTTTGTGGCAGTCAGTGCTTCTGTGGGCTCAAACTACATCGCTCATCATCATCGTCATGCTTGGAGAACGGTCTCCAAAGTGGCGAGCTCGGCGTGTAGCAAAGCCCGTTATCCCGAGCGATGTATCTCGTCCATGGCTTCCTATCCTGCTTATCAGACCGCCAAGCTTGACGATCTCACTAACTTCGCTTTTCAAATGAGCTTGCAAAGGGCTCAGAAAGCCCACGAGTTCGCCCTCACTCTCCAAAACAATGTGATGAATGAAAGAGAGCGCGCGGCCTGGCAAGATTGTTTGGAGCTCTTCGAAGATACCATCGATCGTCTCAACGTCTGCTCGAACAACGGTTCCTTAGACACAGACTCCCCCATTTGGTTGAGTGCAGCTCTGACAAACCAGGAAACCTGCTTGAACGGATTTCGTGATCTCAATTTGAGTGCCACCAATCCCATCAGGGCTCTCCTGTCGTCCAGAGCCGTTAATTTGTCAGAATTAGTGAGCAACTCGCTCTCCATGTTCAAGCTCTCCACTTTGCCTCCCACGACCATTAACAACCGCCGCCTGCTATCTTTAAACAACGGAGATTTCCATTCCCACCGTGGCCGTGAAAGTAAAGATGGATTTCCCGAATGGCTGTCAGCGGGAGATCGCAAGCTATTGCAGGCCTCAAGCCCGGCCAGCCAAGCGAATGCTGTGGTAGCCCAAGACGGTTCCGGCAATTACCGAACAATCGCCGAAGCAATCAACGCTGTGCCTGAGCAGAGCAGCAAGAGATATATCATCTACATTAAGGCGGGAACTTACAAGGAGACCATCGACATATCCAACAAGATAACCAATTTGATGTTGGTGGGAGACGGCAAGGATAAAACTGTTGTGACTGGAAGCAAGAGCGTCCAAGACGGCGTCACTACCTTCAAAACTGCAACTGTGG CTGTTTCTGGCAATGGATTCGTGGCAAGAGATATGACGTTCGAGAACACGGCAGGGGCGGAGAAGCACCAGGCCGTGGCACTTCGAGTGGGGTCTGACCAGTCGGCCGTGTACCGGTGCAGCATCAAAGGCTACCAAGACACTTTGTATGTCTACTCCCTCCGCCAATTCTACCGCGAAGTTGATATCTACGGCACCGTGGATTTCATCTTCGGCAACGCTGCGGTCGTCATCCAGAACAGCAATATCATCGCCCGACGTCCCATGAGCAACCAGATCAACACAATCACTGCCCAGGCAAGAACAGATCCTAATGAAAACACCGGAATTTCCGTCCAGAATTGCGTAGTGTCAGCGTCTTCTGATCTCGAAGCTGTGAAAGGATCCATCAAGACATACCTGGGGAGGCCGTGGAGGGAATACTCTCGCACTGTGTTTATGCAATCCACTCTGGGCGATCACATAGACCCTGCTGGTTGGTTGGAATGGGACGGCAATTTCGCTCTCAGCACGTTATACTACGGGGAATACAGCAACACCGGAGGTGGCGCAGGAACGTCAAAACGTGTGAATTGGCCTGGGTTTCATGTGATCAGCAGTGCCACTGAAGCCGCCAAGTTCACAGTTGCTCAATTAATCTCTGGGACCTCATGGATTCTAGCTACAGGAGTCGCTTATACTTCAGGCTTGTAA